A genomic window from Lotus japonicus ecotype B-129 chromosome 1, LjGifu_v1.2 includes:
- the LOC130727722 gene encoding uncharacterized protein LOC130727722, whose protein sequence is MAKGLIWATAEELHNNRARVLSLYRQVLRSLNSPDLPLTFAARMAKKAEVRAMFWVGSDERSTHNIADLIDAAEYSLSFLKKGQLPPRYIT, encoded by the coding sequence ATGGCAAAGGGTTTGATATGGGCGACAGCAGAGGAGTTGCATAATAACAGGGCCCGAGTTCTATCGCTGTATCGTCAGGTACTGCGAAGCTTGAATTCCCCTGATTTGCCGCTCACCTTCGCGGCAAGAATGGCGAAGAAAGCAGAGGTGCGGGCAATGTTCTGGGTGGGTTCTGATGAACGCTCAACTCACAACATTGCTGACCTGATTGACGCTGCAGAGTACTCTCTCTCCTTTCTCAAAAAAGGCCAACTCCCCCCTCGATACATCACTTGA
- the LOC130727724 gene encoding uncharacterized protein LOC130727724 — protein MEIEGDFDLLPSSPVVHARKLKRLKKATTAPEYLSPPTFPTESEIPEPVEEELNLRSVPEPESLGDGNVAVEENGLGARRALEFDSVADEEVTVTVTVTEKGEEIGDLNTHESEKKRPSSDVVSENKEHKMKKKKRIDDGGDGSEKNPKEATSSKRKTEKERRENLKHLRAESQRLLRESRDASFKPIPLVQKPISSVLDKIRKRKSEIMKKFSASFDDDTDRNVVDDDSERPLLREDIPEKVENSDQEETLASCPVGANDDLNTSHSGGSDEAADSPIPKSTPSPVAMASESERAFRAPIDDTQELFSDSQISDTKEETVNEKLDNTPEQVFAPSMLSMNLELDSAPPDDDISSDDEDNDKENIAPPLRGSVGLNSPPSGDPVRAFVDEEAEEEDDSDNDLQCLQDNEEEGEDDESLEELNAMTATQFEEKPVDREKRDQLHQQWLEQQDMAGMDNLLQKLNCGSKLKEPISIEEEDEESKESEYESGDEVEDHIAPSESAKINLKKAKQMLPHMFSHKEEAYVSSDDEEAEERLTKECLFYKAEKETKFFSPAEDESSKEVFSLIKKLNIVPDPKRKGRPPPSIFDMPRIGQSINISSKSSFVGRASNHFMPSSKKHGPSKARAYIFGRDDSNSRTSLSISEDSSDTIQRESQPPKTASAKFQRNTQNKYTPLDSEPPKSNVSLFEILRKSSLHTERCVQNARVQQKESTIFDAFKLAKKPI, from the exons ATGGAGATCGAAGGCGATTTCGATCTTCTACCTTCTTCTCCCGTCGTCCACGCGCGAAAGCTCAAGCGGTTGAAGAAAGCAACCACCGCACCTGAATATCTCTCTCCTCCCACCTTCCCTACCGAATCGGAAATCCCCGAGCCCGTGGAGGAGGAGTTGAACCTCAGATCTGTACCCGAACCTGAGAGCCTCGGCGACGGAAACGTTGCCGTCGAGGAAAATGGTTTGGGTGCGAGGAGGGCTTTGGAGTTTGATTCTGTTGCCGACGAAGAGGTTACGGTTACGGTTACGGTTACGGAGAAGGGGGAAGAAATTGGGGATCTGAACACTCACGAATCGGAGAAGAAACGACCTAGTTCAGATGTCGTTTCAGAGAACAAAGAGCAtaagatgaagaaaaagaagagaatcGACGACGGTGGTGATGGCAGTGAGAAAAACCCTAAAGAAGCAACCTCCAGTAAGAGAAAGACTGAGAAG GAAAGAAGGGAAAATCTGAAGCACCTTCGAGCTGAGTCTCAGAGGCTTCTTCGAG AATCTAGAGATGCGTCTTTTAAACCCATTCCTCTGGTTCAGAAGCCAATTTCGTCGGTATTGGATAAAATCCGGAAGAGGAAATCAGAGATCATGAAAAA GTTTAGTGCTTCTTTTGATGATGATACTGATAGGAATGTGGTGGATGATGATTCTGAGCGTCCCCTTCTGCGTGAGGACATACCTGAGAAGGTTGAAAATTCTGACCAGGAAGAAACACTAGCTTCTTGCCCTGTAGGTGCCAATGACGATTTAAACACTTCACATAGTGGTGGATCTGATGAAGCTGCAGATTCTCCAATCCCCAAAAGCACTCCTTCTCCTGTG GCTATGGCTTCAGAATCCGAGCGTGCATTTCGAGCTCCTATTGATGATACTCAG GAACTCTTTTCTGATTCTCAAATTAGTGATACTAAAGAAGAGACTGTAAATGAGAAGCTTGATAACACTCCAGAACAAGTGTTTGCCCCATCTATGCTCTCAATGAACCTAGAACTTGACTCTGCTCCTCCTGATGATGACAT CTCTTCTGATGATGAAGACAATGACAAGGAGAACATAGCTCCACCTTTACGCGGATCAGTTGGCTTGAATTCACCTCCCAGCGGTGACCCTGTTAGGGcttttgttgatgaagaagctgAAGAGGAAGATGACAGTGATAATGACTTGCAATGTTTGCAAGAtaatgaagaagaaggtgaagatgatgaatctCTTGAGGAACTTAATGCAATGACAGCAACTCAATTTGAAGAGAAGCCAGTTGATAGAGAAAAGCGTGACCAACTCCACCAGCAGTGGCTTGAACAACAGGATATGGCTGGAATGGATAATCTACTCCAAAAACTTAATTGTGGTTCAAAACTGAAAGAACCTATATCAATTGAAGAGGAAGACGAGGAAAGCAAAGAAAGTGAATATGAATCTGGTGATGAAGTTGAAGACCACATTGCTCCATCAGAATCTGCGAAAATCAACCTCAAAAAGGCAAAGCAGATGCTGCCTCATATGTTTTCTCATAAAGAAGAGGCATATGTATCATCTGATGATGAGGAAGCTGAGGAGAGACTAACTAAAGAGTGCCTCTTTTACAAAGCT GAAAAGGAAACTAAGTTCTTTTCGCCAGCTGAGGATGAAAGTAGCAAGGAAGTTTTCAGTCTCATAAAGAAATTAAACATTGTTCCTGATCCCAAGAGAAAAGGAAGACCACCTCCTT CTATATTTGATATGCCACGCATTGGACAAAGCATAAATATATCATCAAAG TCATCTTTTGTTGGCCGGGCTTCAAATCATTTTATGCCCTCTTCTAAAAAGCATGGACCAAGCAAGGCCCGAGCTTATATATTCGGGCGAGACGACAGCAACAGTAGGACCTCATTGTCGATTTCAGAGGACTCATCAGATACG ATTCAAAGGGAGAGTCAACCACCAAAAACTGCTTCTGCAAAGTTCCAAAGAAATACCCAGAACAAATATACTCCTTTAGATTCCGAACCTCCAAAGTCCAATGTATCGCTTTTTGAGATATTAAGGAAGTCTTCACTTCATACAGAGCGCTGTGTCCAGAATGCCAGAGTTCAACAAAAGGAATCAACGATATTTGATGCATTCAAGTTAGCGAAAAAGCCTATTTAG
- the LOC130732215 gene encoding transcription repressor OFP7-like: MASNSKRFKLKFTIPSLQMCRSKHDLSTFPINPLPAIYRLSPVNPKSHQSRHHHHPAPPPASPEHHHSHHVSSSSSNSSRSHHNAITRGRKSTSSVPSKRSNFAIDSINEEESESLISCLTSFSDDFSHDLNKTENSNRDLTNNWKISSVKKVQGVRLENRIRRLPESTMMKRSSSSASSSVKERFAVVKKTSKEPYDDFRKSMVEMITEMEISAAEDLEQLLQSFLALNSRRYHEMIVRAFMEIWQQMFIWNPASVKSLKNGGVKTDLED; encoded by the coding sequence ATGGCTAGTAATAGTAAACGCTTCAAGCTGAAATTCACAATCCCTTCACTTCAAATGTGCCGATCCAAACACGACCTTAGCACTTTCCCTATAAACCCTCTTCCCGCCATTTACCGTCTTTCCCCAGTCAACCCCAAATCACACCAATcacgccaccaccaccaccctgcTCCGCCGCCAGCCTCACCGGAACACCACCACAGCCACCACGTGTCGTCGTCATCATCAAATTCCTCGCGCTCTCATCACAATGCAATAACCAGAGGCCGAAAAAGCACCTCAAGCGTTCCCTCGAAGAGGAGCAATTTCGCGATTGATAGCATCAATGAAGAAGAGAGCGAGTCGCTAATCTCTTGCTTAACAAGTTTCTCAGATGATTTCAGTCACGATCTTAATAAAACGGAGAATTCTAACAGAGATTTGACTAATAACTGGAAAATTAGCAGCGTGAAGAAGGTTCAGGGTGTGAGATTGGAGAATCGGATTAGGAGATTACCTGAATCGACGATGATGAAGAGATCGTCATCGTCGGCGTCGTCGTCGGTGAAAGAGAGGTTTGCGGTGGTGAAGAAGACGTCGAAGGAGCCGTACGATGACTTCAGGAAATCGATGGTAGAGATGATAACGGAGATGGAGATATCTGCGGCGGAGGATCTGGAGCAGTTATTGCAGAGTTTCCTGGCTTTGAACTCTCGGAGATATCATGAGATGATTGTGCGAGCTTTCATGGAGATCTGGCAGCAAATGTTCATTTGGAACCCTGCATCTGTGAAAAGTCTCAAGAATGGTGGTGTTAAAACGGATTTGGAAGactag
- the LOC130727726 gene encoding uncharacterized protein LOC130727726 has protein sequence MRKMCPNFDKVDGLETVLEVPIPEEMLGGNGFNRWQNIRTLMNTDKSSSSLPSNNEFLALLKLVGAPLIPLQVQSDNTLTRPLRDCSIRDSTAKYIVQQYVAATGGVAALNSLKSMYAMGQVKIYSSEIHQGQCEDESVQSRGKPEVGGFVLWQKNPDLWFLELVVSSYKVSAGSNGKVSWNQSSSQPFHANKGPPRPLRRFFQGLDPRCIANLFLDAESVGENTINNEVCFMLKIQTEQHILQAQSTSNTEIIMHTILGYFSQRTGLLVKFEDTKLVKMKPVKGKDSVFWETSIESMIEDYRHVDGISIAHSGKTVATLYRYGTSHNHKRMIEETWKIEEVDFNILGLSMDCFLPPSDLERDHDGAEQTIGMG, from the exons ATGAGGAAAATGTGTCCTAATTTTGACAAGGTAGATGGGTTGGAAACGGTTCTTGAGGTTCCAATTCCTGAGGAGATGTTGGGAGGCAATGGCTTCAATCGGTGGCAGAACATTCGAACTCTCATGAACACTGATAAATCATCATCCTCATTACCCTCAAACAATGAATTTTTGGCATTGCTTAAGCTTGTTGGTGCCCCCCTCATTCCTCTTCAGGTTCAATCCGACAATACTTTGACTCGCCCCCTCAGAGATTGTTCCATT AGAGATTCTACAGCTAAATACATAGTTCAGCAGTACGTGGCCGCCACCGGAGGAGTAGCAGCATTGAATTCACTGAAAAGCATGTATGCAATGGGGCAAgtgaagatatattcatcagagaTTCATCAAGGTCAATGTGAGGATGAAAGTGTTCAATCAAGAGGTAAACCTGAAGTAGGAGGCTTTGTACTGTGGCAAAAGAACCCTGATTTATGGTTCTTGGAATTGGTTGTTTCCAGTTACAAGGTCAGTGCAGGCAGTAATGGGAAGGTTTCGTGGAATCAATCTTCTTCTCAACCTTTTCATGCAAACAAAGGCCCTCCAAGACCCCTTCGTCGCTTCTTCCAG GGGCTGGACCCAAGGTGTATAGCTAACTTGTTCCTAGACGCTGAAAGTGTAGGAGAGAACACCATTAACAATGAAGTATGTTTCATGCTCAAGATACAAACAGAACAACACATCCTCCAAGCACAGAGCACCTCCAACACTGAAATTATAATGCACACAATATTGGGGTACTTCAGCCAACGCACTGGACTACTTGTCAAATTTGAGGACACAAAGTTGGTGAAAATGAAACCTGTTAAAGGAAAAGACTCTGTTTTCTGGGAAACAAGCATAGAGTCTATGATTGAAGATTACAGACATGTCGATGGCATTAGCATAGCGCACAGTGGGAAGACAGTAGCCACACTTTACAGGTATGGCACGTCACATAATCACAAGCGGATGATCGAGGAAACATGGAAGATCGAAGAGGTTGATTTTAACATTTTGGGGTTGTCTATGGATTGCTTTCTGCCACCCTCTGATTTGGAGAGAGATCATGATGGTGCAGAGCAAACAATAGGAATGGGTTAG
- the LOC130727725 gene encoding protein ESSENTIAL FOR POTEXVIRUS ACCUMULATION 1-like has product MSDRSSAARLHISTAPPPFQISKDFQGSDNPIPLSPQWLQPKPGENKPGTGNVENHVFSTPAYDNPSETVKTSGIGEDVPDGHKRKDVFRPSVLDSENGRRDRWRDEERDTKSSMRNDRWRDGDKDQGDARKVDRWAENPSARHFGETRRGTPDRWNDSGNRDMNTDQKRESKWNTRWGPDDKELEAHREKWNDSGKNGDQSMDKGLSHISYPSKDEKEGDHYRPWRSNSSLSRGRVESPHNQNVTPNKQGPAFYSGRGRGEDTPPVNTLGRARLGSGGSSINSTYMHSQYPGTVLDKFESEHGEARPFRYTRTNMLDVYRVTDVHTDRKLVDDFLQVPPLTQDELVEPLALCEPNSEELSVLMGIDKGEILSSSAPQVSKDGRNSTEYPHSRRMKLGNASVQDRGEDGGSYKVADEVPSNRESTFEENNSVHPPAAWRATPLGAHASNLMHDSRNVLGDVRPRNSDVSWSQQPKDPRSQWDNNLEYLSSENSFVKRQLTGVLDSELETRRVPQTSPEELSLFYRDPQGRVQGPFKGIDIIGWLEAGYFGIDLPVRLESAAPDSPWLQLGDAMPHLRAKGGPPPGFSSTKVDSTEAPGWQNSSIFGNINSGLSEAGMLRNDSIHRQSSGTEAENRFLESLMSGSKSSPTLESLTLPEGLQGFMGNNSGNMGPSGVDGGSDPYLLAKRLALERQRSLPNPYPYWPGVEAPSLPPKSDIVPDASQHSKLLPSLSDNSRQFQSQNSELFSIIQGLSDRASTGLNNGVPGWTNYPIQGGLNPFQNKIDLHHDQNFLQMPFGIHQQRLQAPNQLPLNNFISQTADNPSSILAAEKLLSSGLSQDPQMVNMLQQQYLLQLHSQATAPTQQMPMLDKLLLLKQQQQQEEQQLLLRQQQQLLSQVLQDHQSHQRLGNLSYGQLQGGGIPGGNLHGISSQFQPPQQIFPMSSQTPIHNVHDERNNGSLNSPLQVSQDTGYNINSESSVQLQHQLFGNHQNNWVPAIPEQINEKYQETLPASASVESSLLHEQNRTEEEPDIAQKPLSVFDCAAKSAEQMPDNNCTSGSTLVSTISESGEHSQAVQCAEPAVAVSAAEYCEIQLPLASHLGKDAGINSDSIEEQQAGRDSSNVEPPVVDVKNVEALVPKKANEKKSKKQKSSKSQSSDQTKGLLKNVTLQQPKKSEAENANYSESNLKEVGKVEAAKGTRSKDSQSGVATSEAADHQVVGGLPANISRSITETVIESDLKAGSSFATHNNELPSGRAWKPAPGFKAKSLLEIQQEEQKKAQMEMPVAEVTASVNSLNLTTPWVGGVANPDSSKVSVETYREYLAKPETPQNSKSKKSQLHDLLAEDVKKSSERDGEVPDILLSSQYIAVHSEPIDEGDFIEAKDTKRSRKKSSKSKGSGSKVSLPVAASKVPISSSPIEKGKSSRNLLQEKEQLPAIPSGPSLGDFVLWKGEPTSPSPSPAWSTDSAKISKPLSLRDILKEQEKKSSSAVPPSQVSTLQKIQPAQAARSSGPSWTVSASSPSKAAPSGQINSQASQSKHKGDDDLFWGPVEQSKLENKQSGFPQLASQGSWGSKNVPVKGNSPGPLNRQKSGSSKLTEQSLSASPASSQSLLKSKKDAMTKNSEAMDFRVWCENECVRLIGTKDTSFLEFCLKQSRSEAEMFLIENLGTYDPDHEFIEKFLNYMELLPPDVLKIAFQTQNDGEVAGGMISGNADLRAMGHTEVSVSKGGKKGKKGKKVSAAVLGFNVVSNRIMMGEIQTVED; this is encoded by the exons ATGTCTGACCGCTCCTCCGCCGCTCGCCTCCACATCTCCACCGCACCTCCTCCCTTCCAGATCTCCAAAG ATTTCCAAGGCTCTGACAATCCGATTCCACTTTCCCCGCAGTGGCTTCAGCCGAAGCCAGGGGAGAATAAACCTGGAACAGGAAATGTG GAAAACCATGTGTTCTCTACTCCGGCATATGACAATCCCTCTGAGACTGTTAAGACATCTGGAATTGGAGAGGATGTCCCTGATGGCCATAAGAGAAAGGATGTCTTTAGGCCATCCGTGCTTGACTCTGAAAATGGGCGCCGTGACCGTTGGCGGGATGAAGAAAGAGACACTAAGTCCTCCATGCGCAACGATCGTTGGAGGGATGGAGACAAGGACCAAGGTGATGCTCGGAAAGTGGACCGATGGGCAGAAAACCCATCCGCAAGGCACTTTGGAGAAACACGTCGTGGTACACCTGATAGATGGAATGATTCAGGTAATAGAGACATGAACACTGATCAGAAGCGTGAGAGTAAGTGGAACACGCGCTGGGGTCCAGATGATAAGGAGCTTGAAGCTCATCGTGAAAAATGGAATGACTCTGGTAAAAATGGTGATCAGAGCATGGACAAAGGTTTGTCTCACATTTCCTATCCTAGCAAGGATGAAAAGGAAGGGGATCATTATCGGCCATGGAGGTCTAACTCCTCACTAAGCCGTGGAAGGGTAGAGTCTCCCCATAACCAGAATGTGACACCTAACAAACAAGGGCCTGCATTTTACTCTGGGAGGGGCCGTGGGGAGGATACACCTCCTGTCAATACTCTCGGACGTGCTCGGCTTGGCTCTGGTGGTAGCTCTATAAATAGCACCTATATGCATTCTCAATACCCTGGAACTGTATTGGATAAATTTGAAAGTGAGCATGGAGAAGCTCGTCCCTTTAGATACACTAGGACTAATATGCTTGATGTGTATAGAGTGACTGATGTGCATACAGATAGAAAACTAGTGGATGATTTTCTGCAGGTACCTCCTCTTACGCAGGATGAACTGGTGGAGCCTCTAGCTCTTTGTGAACCAAATTCTGAGGAACTG TCTGTCTTAATGGGCATTGACAAAGGGGAAATATTGAGCAGCAGTGCACCTCAGGTGTCAAAGGATGGACGGAACTCAACAGAATATCCACATTCTAGACGAATGAAGCTTGGAAATGCATCTGTGCAAG ATAGAGGTGAAGATGGAGGTTCTTACAAAGTAGCTGATGAGGTGCCAAGTAATAGAGAATCAACCTTTGAAGAAAATAATTCTGTTCATCCTCCTGCTGCATGGCGTGCCACACCCCTGGGTGCACATGCAAGCAATCTCATGCATGATAGCAGAAATGTGCTTGGTGATGTCAGGCCAAGAAACTCAGATGTGAGCTGGTCGCAGCAGCCAAAAGATCCTCGTTCTCAGTGGGACAATAATTTGGAATACTTATCTAGTGAAAATTCCTTTGTTAAGAGGCAACTAACTGGCGTTTTGGACAGTGAACTTGAAACCAGGAGAGTTCCACAGACTTCTCCAGAGGAGTTATCCCTTTTTTATAGAGATCCTCAGGGTCGAGTTCAGGGCCCATTCAAAGGAATTGATATTATTGGATGGTTAGAGGCTGGGTATTTTGGTATTGATTTACCAGTTCGTCTGGAAAGTGCAGCTCCTGACTCACCATGGTTGCAACTTGGTGATGCCATGCCCCATTTACGAGCTAAAGGTGGACCGCCACCTGGGTTTTCTTCAACAAAAGTTGATTCTACAGAGGCACCTGGTTGGCAAAATTCCAGTATCTTCGGAAACATTAATTCTGGTTTGAGTGAGGCTGGGATGTTGAGAAATGATTCCATACATAGACAGAGTTCTGGTACAGAAGCTGAAAATAGGTTTTTGGAGTCACTCATGTCTGGTAGCAAGAGCAGTCCCACACTTGAAAGTCTGACATTGCCAGAAG GTTTACAAGGATTTATGGGAAATAATTCTGGTAATATGGGCCCGTCAGGAGTTGATGGTGGAAGCGATCCTTACTTGCTGGCCAAAAGGCTGGCACTTGAACGACAGAGGTCCTTACCCAATCCTTATCCATATTGGCCAGGGGTAGAAGCTCCATCTCTTCCGCCGAAATCAGACATTGTTCCAGATGCATCACAACATTCAAAactcttgccttcgttgagtgACAATTCTCGTCAGTTTCAGTCCCAAAATTCTGAGTTGTTCTCAATCATCCAAGGATTATCCGACAGGGCATCCACTGGTTTGAATAATGGTGTTCCTGGATGGACAAATTATCCCATACAAGGTGGATTGAATCCCTTTCAGAATAAGATTGACTTGCATCATGATCAGAATTTTCTTCAAATGCCATTTGGAATTCATCAACAAAGGTTGCAAGCACCAAACCAATTGCCTTTAAATAACTTCATTTCACAAACTGCAGATAATCCATCTAGCATTTTGGCAGCAGAGAAATTACTTTCTTCCGGTTTATCGCAAGATCCCCAAATGGTAAATATGTTGCAACAGCAATACTTGCTGCAGTTGCATTCTCAGGCAACTGCTCCTACGCAGCAGATGCCTATGTTAGATAAACTTCTATTACTGAAGCAGCAACAGCAGCAGGAGGAGCAACAGTTGTTACTACGTCAACAACAGCAACTGCTTTCTCAAGTGCTTCAAGACCATCAGTCTCACCAGCGCCTTGGCAATTTATCTTATGGACAGCTGCAGGGAGGTGGAATACCAGGGGGGAATTTGCATGGGATTTCTTCTCAATTTCAACCACCTCAACAAATTTTTCCGATGAGCTCTCAGACTCCGATTCACAATGTGCATGATGAGCGTAATAATGGTTCTTTGAATTCACCTCTGCAAGTAAGTCAGGACACTGGCTATAATATAAACAGCGAATCTTCTGTGCAGCTGCAACACCAATTATTCGGCAATCATCAGAATAACTGGGTCCCTGCTATTCCTGAGCAAATTAATGAAAAGTACCAGGAAACATTGCCTGCATCAGCTTCTGTTGAAAGTTCCCTATTGCATGAGCAGAATAGAACAGAAGAGGAACCTGACATTGCACAGAAACCTCTTTCTGTTTTTGACTGTGCTGCTAAATCTGCAGAGCAGATGCCAGACAACAATTGTACGTCTGGTAGTACTCTTGTGAGTACAATTTCTGAGTCTGGTGAGCATTCTCAGGCTGTGCAATGTGCTGAACCTGCGGTTGCTGTGTCTGCTGCTGAATATTGTGAGATTCAGTTACCACTAGCAAGTCATCTTGGTAAGGATGCGGGGATCAATTCTGATAGTATTGAAGAGCAGCAGGCTGGAAGAGACAGCTCAAATGTTGAGCCCCCTGTAGTGGATGTAAAAAATGTTGAAGCACTTGTACCTAAGAAGGctaatgaaaaaaaatctaaGAAGCAAAAATCTTCCAAATCCCAGTCTTCCGATCAAACAAAGGGATTGCTAAAAAATGTGACTCTGCAGCAGCCAAAGAAGTCAGAAGCTGAAAATGCAAATTATAGTGAAAGCAATTTAAAGGAAGTCGGCAAGGTTGAAGCAGCTAAGGGAACAAGAAGTAAAGATAGTCAATCTGGAGTTGCTACCTCTGAGGCAGCTGATCATCAAGTAGTTGGTGGTCTCCCTGCTAATATTTCACGAAGCATCACTGAAACTGTCATTGAGAGTGATCTGAAGGCAGGAAGTTCTTTTGCCACACATAATAATGAATTACCTTCAGGGAGAGCTTGGAAACCTGCTCCTGGTTTCAAGGCGAAGTCTTTATTAGAAATTCAACAGGAAGAGCAAAAAAAGGCACAGATGGAGATGCCTGTTGCCGAGGTTACTGCTTCTGTCAATTCCCTGAATTTGACAACTCCCTGGGTTGGCGGTGTGGCTAATCCAGACTCTTCAAAGGTTTCTGTTGAAACTTACAGAGAATATCTGGCTAAACCTGAAACTCCTCAAAATAGCAAAAGCAAGAAAAGCCAATTACATGATCTATTGGCAGAAGATGTAAAAAAATCTAGTGAAAGAGATGGTGAGGTTCCAGACATTTTACTGTCCTCACAATATATAGCTGTCCATTCAGAACCAATAGATGAAGGAGACTTCATTGAAGCTAAAGACACTAAAAGAAGCCGGAAAAAGTCTTCAAAATCAAAGGGTTCAGGGTCTAAGGTCTCACTGCCAGTTGCTGCTTCTAAAGTGCCGATAAGTTCAAGTCCCATTGAAAAGGGAAAAAGCTCCCGCAATTTGCTGCAGGAGAAAGAACAACTGCCTGCCATACCTTCTGGACCCTCTCTTGGAGATTTTGTTCTATGGAAAGGAGAACCAACAAGCCCATCTCCTTCTCCTGCATGGAGTACTGATTCTGCTAAGATTTCTAAACCCTTGTCATTAAGGGACATTCTAAAGGAGCAGGAGAAAAAGTCTTCTTCTGCAGTCCCCCCAAGCCAAGTGTCTACCCTTCAGAAAATACAGCCTGCCCAAGCTGCTCGGAGTAGTGGTCCTTCATGGACAGTTTCAGCTTCATCTCCGTCGAAAGCTGCACCTTCTGGCCAGATAAACTCCCAAGCTTCTCAATCAAAACACAAAGGGGATGATGACTTATTCTGGGGTCCAGTTGAGCAATCCAAGCTAGAAAATAAGCA GTCAGGTTTCCCTCAACTTGCAAGCCAGGGGAGCTGGGGTTCCAAGAATGTTCCTGTGAAAGGTAATTCACCGGGACCACTAAATCGACAAAAATCAGGGAGTAGTAAACTAACAGAGCAGTCTCTATCAGCATCACCTGCCTCTTCTCAATCATTGCTGAAATCAAAAAAAGATGCCATGACTAAGAATTCTG AAGCCATGGACTTCAGAGTTTGGTGTGAGAATGAGTGTGTCAGGCTTATTGGGACGAAAG ATACAAGTTTCCTTGAGTTTTGCTTGAAGCAATCCAGATCTGAAGCGGAGATGTTTCTGATAGAAAACCTCGGAACATATGATCCTGATCATGAATTCATTGAAAAATTCCTCAACTACATGGAGTTACTACCACCAGATGTTTTGAAAATCGCTTTTCAGACACAGAATGATGGAGAAGTAGCTGGAGGCATGATATCTGGAAATGCAGATTTACGCGCTATGGGACACACTGAGGTATCTGTGTCAAAAGGTGGAAAGAAGGgtaagaaagggaaaaaggttAGTGCTGCAGTTTTGGGATTCAATGTCGTAAGTAACCGGATCATGATGGGTGAGATCCAGACAGTAGAAGACTAA